A portion of the Carya illinoinensis cultivar Pawnee chromosome 11, C.illinoinensisPawnee_v1, whole genome shotgun sequence genome contains these proteins:
- the LOC122282503 gene encoding putative RING-H2 finger protein ATL21B has product MDDLQAFLSPPPHFPSLKSSIDTTNQVFLMFFFAVVLCFTFTFAIALIQTSLSVLVSCLSLYTRNDDHEAGDTINRTWIDPASSQQDAESPAPVRNVTLLQILLVEVLDRRTVESEEVQGQRQNLRNLDLLPPAINYRRQDITSSHSECAICLEEFIDGESCRVFHACKHLFHSACIDKWLRLNPSCPICRNFVIDV; this is encoded by the coding sequence ATGGATGATCTTCAAGCTTTTCTTTCCCCACCACCTCATTTTCCTAGTCTTAAGTCCAGCATCGATACGACTAATCAAGTATTTCTGATGTTTTTCTTCGCTGTAGTTTTATGCTTCACATTCACATTTGCAATTGCCCTCATTCAGACCTCGCTCAGCGTGTTGGTTTCCTGTCTCTCATTATATACGCGTAACGATGATCATGAAGCAGGAGACACAATTAACCGAACCTGGATTGATCCTGCTTCATCTCAGCAAGATGCAGAATCTCCAGCTCCAGTCAGGAACGTTACATTGTTGCAAATACTGTTGGTGGAAGTATTGGATAGACGTACGGTGGAGTCGGAGGAGGTCCAAGGACAACGGCAGAATCTACGAAACCTGGATTTACTACCTCCGGCTATAAATTACAGGCGCCAGGACATAACATCAAGTCATAGTGAATGCGCCATCTGCTTGGAGGAATTCATAGATGGGGAGTCATGTCGGGTTTTTCATGCGTGCAAGCACCTCTTCCACTCCGCTTGTATTGACAAATGGCTCAGGCTCAATCCGAGTTGCCCCATCTGTCGCAACTTTGTAATCGATGTATGA